A window from uncultured Desulfobacter sp. encodes these proteins:
- a CDS encoding carbonic anhydrase: MKKTSLRLILCLLLTCMLAFAGCSGEEKKPKPSPDEALQTLKDGNKRFLDEKTEYPHLDKERMVQSSLEDQGDHAYATVLASSDSRVPVEAIFDAGIMDLYVVRVPGNVCGPNEVSAIEYGIQTVRTPVVLVLGNTQCASVTAITRAMNGQTVESKLPMLENIEPAVKKAMEKYPQAKGDEIIPLAIEENIYTSIRDLFTQSPATCDLVKEGKVKVVGAIYDVSDGRVYWLEDGTIDGIFQEVTNPAGDTQAVDAPAASDEAASEAPEIKEEATETHGEATETEEVAPEVHEDDAKAMAPSEAEEAVEEPQAHETEVSHEAAPEAPETQEVAPEAHDDAPEASEPAETDEAPAEHETHEAHDSHSHS, encoded by the coding sequence ATGAAAAAAACATCACTTCGGTTGATATTATGCCTACTGTTGACATGCATGCTCGCGTTTGCCGGCTGCTCAGGAGAAGAAAAGAAACCCAAACCCAGTCCGGACGAAGCACTTCAAACGCTAAAGGATGGAAATAAACGTTTTCTCGATGAAAAAACCGAATATCCGCACCTGGACAAAGAACGGATGGTGCAATCCAGCCTGGAAGACCAAGGAGACCATGCCTATGCCACCGTCCTGGCCTCTTCCGATTCCCGGGTTCCTGTTGAAGCGATCTTTGATGCCGGAATTATGGATTTGTATGTTGTCCGGGTGCCGGGAAATGTATGCGGCCCCAATGAAGTCAGCGCCATAGAATACGGTATCCAGACTGTCCGTACACCGGTTGTGCTTGTACTTGGCAATACACAATGCGCCTCGGTGACAGCCATCACCCGGGCCATGAACGGACAGACTGTAGAAAGTAAGCTGCCGATGCTTGAAAACATTGAACCTGCAGTTAAAAAAGCCATGGAAAAGTATCCCCAGGCAAAAGGAGATGAAATCATTCCCCTTGCCATCGAAGAAAACATCTACACCAGCATCCGGGATCTGTTCACGCAGAGTCCTGCCACATGCGACCTTGTCAAGGAAGGCAAAGTGAAAGTGGTGGGTGCCATCTATGACGTCAGTGACGGCAGGGTTTACTGGCTTGAGGATGGGACGATAGACGGCATTTTCCAGGAAGTAACAAACCCGGCCGGCGACACCCAGGCAGTGGATGCCCCTGCAGCATCGGATGAGGCGGCATCTGAAGCGCCAGAGATTAAAGAAGAAGCTACTGAGACCCATGGAGAGGCAACTGAGACCGAGGAAGTAGCGCCTGAAGTTCATGAAGATGACGCCAAAGCAATGGCACCCTCAGAAGCCGAAGAAGCCGTTGAGGAACCCCAGGCCCATGAAACGGAAGTCTCCCATGAGGCTGCGCCAGAAGCGCCTGAGACCCAGGAAGTCGCCCCGGAAGCCCATGACGATGCGCCAGAAGCTTCTGAACCGGCAGAGACAGATGAAGCACCTGCTGAACATGAAACCCATGAAGCGCATGACAGTCACAGCCATTCCTAA
- a CDS encoding iron-containing alcohol dehydrogenase — protein MAGREAVYGFFIPTVTLMGIGAHKELCNQMKSLGVSKPFIVADKGITACGLTKQISDLIEEGMGAKAVIYDETVPNPTDKNVAEGVEIFKKSGCDMIITLGGGSSHDCGKGIGIVSTNGGKIHDFEGVDKSTKAMPPFIAINTTAGTASEMTRFCIITDTSRKVKMAIVDWRVTPAIAINDPLLMMGMPPALTAATGMDALTHSVEAYVSTIATPVTDACAIKSIELIADNLRPAVANGQDVVARDNMAYAEYLAGMAFNNASLGYVHAMAHQLGGYYDLPHGVCNAILLPHVSEFNLISRLDRYADIAVALGENIDGLSVRDAADVALEAIRTLSADVGIPADLTELGVKTEDLKIMAENAMKDACGITNPRTPTLDEVIGIYKAAL, from the coding sequence ATGGCAGGAAGAGAAGCAGTTTATGGTTTTTTTATTCCAACAGTTACCCTGATGGGTATTGGTGCACACAAAGAACTTTGCAATCAGATGAAAAGCCTTGGCGTTTCAAAGCCTTTCATTGTTGCCGACAAGGGAATTACCGCTTGCGGTTTGACTAAACAGATCAGTGATTTGATCGAAGAGGGAATGGGCGCAAAGGCAGTGATTTATGACGAAACCGTCCCCAACCCAACAGATAAAAATGTTGCCGAAGGGGTTGAGATTTTTAAAAAAAGCGGTTGTGACATGATTATCACGCTGGGTGGCGGAAGCTCCCATGACTGCGGTAAAGGCATTGGTATTGTGTCGACCAACGGCGGTAAGATCCATGATTTTGAAGGGGTTGATAAATCCACCAAAGCCATGCCGCCGTTTATCGCGATTAACACAACCGCCGGTACAGCCAGCGAAATGACCCGATTCTGCATCATCACCGATACCAGTCGAAAGGTCAAAATGGCCATTGTGGACTGGCGGGTGACACCGGCCATTGCGATCAATGATCCGTTGCTTATGATGGGGATGCCGCCGGCGTTGACCGCAGCCACTGGAATGGATGCATTAACCCATTCCGTGGAGGCCTACGTCTCCACCATTGCCACTCCGGTCACGGATGCGTGTGCCATCAAATCCATTGAGCTCATCGCCGATAATCTGCGGCCGGCGGTTGCCAATGGTCAGGATGTCGTTGCCAGAGATAACATGGCCTATGCCGAATACCTGGCCGGTATGGCCTTCAACAATGCAAGTCTTGGATATGTCCATGCCATGGCCCACCAATTGGGAGGTTATTATGACCTGCCCCATGGCGTCTGCAATGCCATTTTACTGCCCCATGTCTCCGAGTTTAATTTGATTTCCAGACTGGATCGATATGCAGATATTGCCGTGGCGCTAGGCGAGAACATCGACGGCCTTTCTGTTCGCGATGCCGCAGACGTGGCTTTGGAGGCGATCAGGACACTGTCTGCCGATGTTGGTATCCCAGCCGACTTGACGGAATTGGGTGTAAAAACAGAAGATCTAAAGATCATGGCGGAAAACGCCATGAAAGACGCCTGCGGGATTACAAACCCCAGAACCCCGACTCTGGATGAAGTAATCGGCATCTATAAGGCGGCTCTATAA
- a CDS encoding GntR family transcriptional regulator, with amino-acid sequence MGTKSKKSKDDFTLEAYNGIRRMFFLNEIIPGQKISYCDLAKRLNMSTTPVIQALKRLEIQGLVRHEPNRGYYTENISLSEVIEIYDFRQLIEVSLLPDTISGMTKTKLKKLKKALDNHLEAVRDIFLKDRLLKDMEFHMTLAQLSGNRLKVASLKDLFDLLYLKYRGNVLFVTPMERVDAEHVRLYDDIAAGNLEGAKDVLTRHIANVKEHAVLSIERMKHEKHAKI; translated from the coding sequence ATGGGAACAAAAAGTAAAAAATCCAAAGATGATTTCACGTTAGAAGCCTACAACGGCATCCGGCGTATGTTTTTTTTGAACGAAATCATCCCGGGCCAGAAGATCTCCTACTGTGACCTGGCCAAACGCTTAAATATGAGTACCACTCCGGTGATCCAGGCCCTCAAGCGCCTTGAGATTCAGGGCCTGGTCCGCCATGAACCCAACCGGGGATATTATACGGAAAATATCAGCCTTTCAGAGGTCATCGAGATTTATGATTTCAGGCAGCTCATTGAGGTCTCTCTTTTGCCGGATACCATTTCAGGGATGACCAAAACAAAACTGAAAAAATTGAAAAAAGCCCTGGACAATCATTTGGAAGCGGTCCGGGATATTTTTTTGAAAGACCGGTTGCTCAAGGATATGGAATTTCACATGACGCTGGCACAACTGTCCGGAAATCGGTTAAAGGTGGCCAGTCTCAAAGACCTGTTTGATCTTCTTTATTTGAAATACCGGGGCAACGTTCTTTTTGTCACTCCCATGGAGCGGGTGGATGCCGAGCATGTCCGGCTGTATGATGATATTGCCGCAGGCAACCTGGAAGGGGCAAAAGATGTGCTGACCCGCCACATTGCCAATGTCAAGGAACACGCCGTTTTAAGCATTGAGCGGATGAAACATGAAAAACATGCTAAAATATAA
- a CDS encoding transketolase C-terminal domain-containing protein gives MALAFMEGNEAVARGAIAAGCNFFAGYPITPATTIFNNMLKMLPPKGGICMQGEDEIASMGYCIGAAMAGKKALTATSGPGISLYSENISFAVGSEIPLVIVDVQRLGPSTGSATRGADADIQFLRWGNTGGVPVIVLTPKDVKECYTLTYTAFNYAERFRCPVFIASNKEIGMTKETFDMDTLVLPRKVERTRFEGQNFLPFAADPDKAPPFLPIGGSTLVRQTSSTHGPDGYITIDPDAIAAAQQRLRNKIHAFRDEISLYEKNILPGTDTLVISYGITSRAVDDAAKAMAENGRPVSTLSLKTIWPVPEQILISAAQQFSRILVVEMNLGQYVNEIRRVLCGKKIDFYGQMNGTLISPAKIMEAIDNE, from the coding sequence ATGGCATTAGCATTCATGGAAGGCAATGAGGCCGTTGCCCGGGGAGCCATCGCGGCAGGCTGCAATTTTTTTGCGGGCTACCCCATCACCCCGGCCACCACAATCTTCAATAATATGCTTAAAATGCTGCCGCCCAAAGGTGGTATCTGTATGCAGGGCGAAGATGAGATCGCGTCCATGGGATACTGCATCGGTGCTGCCATGGCTGGAAAAAAGGCGCTAACCGCCACCTCCGGCCCCGGCATCAGCCTCTATTCGGAAAACATCTCCTTTGCCGTTGGCAGTGAAATCCCCCTAGTCATTGTGGATGTGCAACGCTTAGGCCCGTCAACAGGGTCTGCTACCCGGGGAGCGGATGCCGATATCCAGTTCCTGCGCTGGGGCAACACCGGCGGCGTGCCGGTCATTGTACTGACCCCCAAGGATGTCAAAGAGTGCTATACGCTCACCTACACGGCCTTCAACTATGCCGAACGGTTCCGGTGCCCCGTATTTATCGCATCTAACAAAGAGATCGGCATGACCAAGGAGACCTTTGACATGGATACCCTTGTGCTGCCCAGAAAGGTGGAGCGAACCCGGTTTGAAGGGCAAAACTTCCTTCCCTTTGCCGCTGATCCGGACAAAGCGCCCCCATTCCTTCCCATTGGCGGCTCAACCCTGGTGCGCCAGACCTCCTCCACCCATGGCCCGGACGGGTATATTACCATTGATCCGGACGCCATTGCAGCCGCCCAGCAGCGTCTGAGAAATAAAATTCACGCGTTCAGGGATGAAATTTCTTTGTACGAAAAAAATATTTTACCCGGCACCGACACCCTGGTGATCTCCTACGGCATTACCAGCCGGGCCGTGGATGATGCGGCCAAGGCCATGGCCGAAAACGGCCGGCCCGTATCGACCCTCTCCTTGAAAACCATCTGGCCGGTTCCCGAACAGATATTGATCTCCGCTGCCCAACAATTTTCCCGCATCCTTGTGGTAGAGATGAACCTGGGCCAGTATGTCAACGAAATCCGCAGGGTGCTTTGCGGCAAAAAGATTGATTTTTACGGCCAGATGAATGGGACATTAATTTCCCCGGCAAAAATTATGGAGGCCATTGACAATGAATAG
- a CDS encoding thiamine pyrophosphate-dependent enzyme, with protein MNSYLNENRPPVFCPGCTHDRITKSLNKTFVNMNLATDKIVIVTDIGCSGLFDTFFNVHALHGVHGRALTYGMGLKMANPSLNVIVTMGDGGLGIGGAHVLSACRKNLDMTLIILNNFNFGMTGGQYSATTPEDAVVGSEFLNHAEIPIDICKVAKASGATYVSRFSGMDAQLPEELERAIRHKGFSVVETLGLCTGRYTKRNKLTPKTIDEMILSAPPAEGIVPENQRQEYGERYRALAAEKTKFPEPLIIDKEFKPLENRRWGILILGSAGMRIITAGDILCYAGIAAGFNASIKNDYNITVLRGQSVSEILLDPDPIGYTGLDSPDVVLALSDEGVARKIKIFAGLTPDAFVLKEKSVSIPDTAAQVEEIDFKTLKIGRQDWALASLGILAKKEVVLTKEMLLSSLKSRFSPKVFTLAEETLDKVI; from the coding sequence ATGAATAGCTATCTGAATGAAAATCGCCCCCCGGTATTCTGTCCGGGCTGCACCCACGACCGGATCACTAAAAGTTTGAATAAAACCTTTGTAAACATGAACCTTGCCACGGATAAAATCGTTATTGTTACGGACATTGGATGCTCGGGCCTGTTTGACACCTTTTTCAATGTTCATGCCCTGCACGGGGTCCATGGCCGGGCATTGACCTATGGCATGGGACTGAAGATGGCAAATCCATCTTTGAACGTCATTGTAACCATGGGTGACGGCGGTCTTGGCATTGGCGGTGCCCATGTGCTGTCTGCCTGCAGAAAAAACCTGGATATGACCCTGATCATTTTGAATAACTTCAACTTCGGCATGACAGGGGGCCAGTATTCGGCCACCACGCCCGAAGACGCCGTGGTGGGATCAGAATTTCTCAACCATGCCGAAATTCCCATCGATATCTGCAAAGTGGCAAAGGCATCTGGAGCCACCTATGTCTCCCGGTTCTCGGGCATGGACGCCCAATTGCCCGAAGAACTTGAACGGGCCATCCGGCACAAAGGGTTTTCCGTAGTGGAGACCCTGGGACTTTGCACGGGCCGATACACCAAACGCAATAAACTGACACCCAAAACCATTGACGAAATGATCCTGTCCGCCCCGCCGGCCGAAGGGATTGTACCGGAAAACCAACGCCAGGAATACGGCGAACGTTACCGTGCCCTGGCCGCAGAAAAAACAAAGTTCCCGGAACCCTTGATCATTGACAAAGAATTTAAACCGCTGGAAAACCGGCGCTGGGGAATTCTCATTTTAGGGTCTGCGGGCATGCGCATTATCACGGCCGGGGATATTCTATGTTATGCGGGTATTGCCGCAGGATTCAACGCCTCCATCAAAAATGACTACAATATTACAGTGCTGCGCGGACAGTCCGTTTCTGAAATTTTGCTTGACCCTGATCCCATCGGCTATACCGGCCTGGACTCACCGGACGTGGTCCTGGCACTAAGTGACGAAGGGGTTGCCCGCAAAATAAAAATTTTTGCCGGCCTTACCCCTGATGCCTTTGTGCTTAAGGAAAAAAGCGTCAGCATCCCGGACACTGCCGCCCAGGTGGAAGAGATTGATTTTAAAACATTAAAAATCGGAAGGCAGGACTGGGCTCTGGCATCCCTGGGCATCCTTGCGAAAAAGGAAGTGGTCCTGACAAAAGAGATGCTGCTTTCATCCCTTAAATCGAGATTCAGCCCCAAGGTGTTCACTCTGGCCGAAGAGACCCTTGACAAAGTGATCTGA
- a CDS encoding AMP-binding protein — MTLQNFYKEVMALNKIQDMPQRETQAKTFFEKLNSAELPRTFNWAQEVFEDIHVKERPDQLALIWADLHTDEEQQYTYTQLAENGNKVLNYLRKKDVEKGDNLYMLTPIVPETWFASFAAIKGGLVAVPTATTMTEREIQFRFEAYPPDVIMAHESLADLVDDALAKAGCTPKAKIILGAKQGWTSYPEIANESAQASPATINSEDVLFCFFTSGTTGLPKRVGHSAISYPLGHMSTAVILGLEPGGIHHNLSAPGWAKWAWSSFFCPFNVGGTATGFNFTTLDIKKYLSFVDKYKVNSFCAPPTAWRAFVGLDLTAYDFSNLKYSLSAGEPLNPEVIDQWQDATGTEIRDFYGQTECTAMIGNPPWMEGKMRLGSFGYPSFMYDVILTDDEGKEITEPDTTGHIVIRLSNWRAIGLFQEYIDNEAKTSEAFKHGMYFTGDKATFDKDGYWWFVGRADDVIKTSDYRVGPFEVESALIEHPAVMETAVVGVPDPKRHQLVKAFVILVPGQKPSKELALELFKHTIDVLAKFKIPRIIEFVEVLPKTISGKIRRIELRANEETKTSGQETEFFYHQFPELSSKNK, encoded by the coding sequence ATGACGTTGCAAAACTTTTATAAAGAGGTGATGGCACTCAATAAGATCCAGGATATGCCCCAACGCGAAACCCAGGCAAAAACGTTTTTTGAAAAACTGAATTCAGCCGAGCTGCCCCGAACCTTTAACTGGGCCCAGGAAGTCTTCGAAGATATACACGTCAAAGAACGCCCGGATCAGTTGGCACTTATCTGGGCCGACCTGCATACAGACGAGGAACAGCAGTATACCTATACCCAGCTGGCAGAAAACGGCAACAAGGTCTTAAATTACCTTCGCAAAAAGGATGTCGAAAAAGGCGACAACCTATATATGCTGACCCCCATTGTCCCGGAAACCTGGTTTGCCTCCTTTGCTGCCATCAAAGGCGGTCTTGTCGCGGTTCCCACAGCCACAACCATGACCGAACGCGAAATCCAGTTCCGCTTTGAAGCGTACCCACCAGATGTCATTATGGCCCATGAGAGCCTGGCTGACCTGGTGGACGATGCCCTGGCCAAGGCCGGCTGTACGCCAAAGGCCAAAATTATCCTTGGCGCAAAACAGGGATGGACATCCTATCCTGAGATTGCAAACGAGTCCGCCCAGGCATCCCCTGCAACCATTAACAGTGAGGACGTTCTGTTCTGCTTTTTCACCTCCGGCACCACAGGGCTCCCCAAGCGGGTGGGCCACTCGGCCATCTCCTATCCTCTTGGCCATATGTCCACCGCCGTGATCCTTGGCCTTGAGCCTGGCGGCATTCATCACAACCTGAGCGCGCCCGGATGGGCCAAATGGGCATGGAGCAGCTTTTTTTGCCCCTTTAACGTTGGCGGCACCGCCACAGGCTTTAACTTTACCACCCTGGATATTAAAAAATATTTAAGCTTTGTGGACAAGTACAAGGTCAACTCATTCTGCGCTCCGCCCACGGCCTGGCGCGCCTTTGTGGGCCTTGACCTGACAGCCTACGATTTTTCAAACCTGAAGTATTCCTTGAGTGCAGGCGAACCGTTGAACCCGGAAGTTATCGACCAATGGCAGGATGCCACGGGCACTGAAATCCGAGATTTTTACGGCCAGACCGAATGCACGGCCATGATCGGTAATCCCCCCTGGATGGAAGGTAAAATGCGCCTGGGTTCTTTTGGATATCCCTCATTCATGTACGATGTCATCTTAACCGATGACGAAGGCAAAGAGATCACGGAGCCGGACACCACCGGCCACATCGTAATTCGTCTTTCCAACTGGCGCGCCATTGGACTGTTTCAGGAATATATCGATAACGAGGCAAAAACATCCGAAGCATTTAAGCACGGCATGTATTTCACAGGAGACAAAGCCACCTTTGACAAAGACGGATACTGGTGGTTTGTGGGCCGTGCCGACGATGTCATCAAAACCAGTGATTACCGGGTGGGCCCCTTTGAGGTGGAAAGCGCCCTGATTGAGCACCCGGCCGTCATGGAGACTGCCGTGGTGGGCGTGCCGGACCCCAAACGCCACCAGTTGGTAAAAGCATTTGTGATCCTGGTGCCGGGCCAGAAACCGTCAAAAGAACTGGCCCTGGAACTGTTCAAGCACACCATTGATGTACTGGCCAAATTCAAGATCCCCAGAATTATTGAGTTTGTGGAGGTCCTGCCCAAAACAATCTCCGGTAAAATCCGGCGTATAGAGCTTCGGGCCAATGAGGAGACCAAAACCTCTGGCCAGGAAACTGAATTCTTTTATCATCAGTTTCCTGAATTAAGCTCAAAAAACAAATAA